Genomic segment of Candidatus Omnitrophota bacterium:
ACCAAAAAATAGTCCACGGCCCGCCGCAGGATGCTGGTGACATCAAAAGACAAACGCGGCCTGCGCTGGCTGAAATAACGGGCCAGCATGAGGATGACGGCCAGTTTGCTGAATTCGGAGGGCTGGAAACTGAAACTTCCGATGGAAAACCAGCGGGTGGCGCCCAGGGCCTCGCGGCCCAGGACAAAGACCAGGACCAAAAACACCACGCTGACGGCGTACGCCGCGTAACTGACCTCGAAAAACCTGCGGTAATCCGTATGGCTTAAAGCTCCCATAATGACGATGGCTGCCAGTGCGCACCAGAGCTGGTCGTAAAACACGGCCTGCCCCGCGCGCGCATTGTTGAACGACGCACTGTACAGCGCGGCCAAACCGATGGCGATGATGAGCAGTGTGTGGATCCAAATGACCCGGGGAATTTCTCTCTGGCTGATCATGATTTCCTATGGCATCGGCCTGTGAGGCGCCTATCCGCTACCCATCGATAGGTCCACGCACCCACAAGTCCTGCTCCGGGTAAATAAAACAAAAATAACAACGGGGCCATCATCGGCAGGGCCCAGCACAGACGGCGGAACGCGAAGAATCCGCCATACAAATGACCGTCGGGCTCAATGATGTACAGTTGGCTTTCGGCTTTTTCATAGGTCAGCGACGGATGCAGAGCGGCCAGGTCCGCGGTGCGAAAATTCACATGATCCAGTTTGGCGAACAGGTCCATCACACGCAAGGCGTTGACACTATGCATGCAAAACCCGCAGTCCCCGTCATAGACAACCTTGATCTTGGGTGAAACGCCATTGGCCCTCCTTTTGGCTTCCACCCACTCTATGATCCTGACGGGGTTGACGAATAAAAACAATTGGGCCGGGAACAAAAAGAAAAAGATGGCCGGCACGTCCAGGGTCAGGATCAAAAGCACGTGGAAAAAACACCCAAGGACAATGGCGGACCGCCGTGTCCTGGGAATGAACAATAGAAACGGTATGGCAAATTCCGCGACAATGATCAAAATGCCGACGGCATAACAAAAATCCGGATGCACGGCCATCCACTCTTTGATGAGAAAATTTTTCGTGACCCCCGAAGGAGGATAATTCACCAGGTAATGCAGAGGATTGTCTCTAAACCAATTGCCCTGGGCCGTGGTCTTATACAGCGCGGTGTAAAAGAACGTGGACGCGATCTGCATCTGCAGAAGCCGCTGGATGAAAAACGGCCGCCCCCGCCGGTACGCCCCGGCATCCCCCTTACGCAAAGCATCCATGGAGAAATAATCACCGTGATACGGCGTCAGGCACATCACAAACAGCGTGACCAAAAGGATGTCCCACGACAGCGTGCCGATATGAAAATCGTTGAGCGCGTAAAAATAATAGCAACACGCCGTCATGGCAATACAACTGGCCTGCGAAAATAAACCGATCAGAAAAAACAGCCAACTGATGACAAAGCCCCAGACAAAAATGACCACCAGCCAATCCGGACTTTTGCCAACAATATCCAGGACACCAGTCGTGAAGAATGCCGGATTAACGGTCTTGAACGCCGTGGACAAATAATTGTCCGCCAAGGGCATGAACGACGGCAAAACGTGCAGGCCGGTCGTCAACGCCACAAAAATACGAAAGAACGACAGCCCGATGGACGGCCGTTCTTCCAAAAACAATCTGTGCCAGATGTTATTTACACTCATAAGCAATGGCCTGCTGACGTTCAAACGGCTGTTCGACCAGGGATGGATACTCCACATAGGTCACTAAAAAACTGTCAAAATACGGGAATTTTCTTTTCAGGAACGCACAAAAATTATTCACCACATCCCGCGACAGGACCGTGCTTAAAGCATTGCGGTGGATGTTGTCGTAGCCGATGGCGCGCGTCGCCAGGATCTGATGGGGGTCGATGATCTGCGTGCGTCCATCCTTGACCCCATACACCTCGGTGTTGCCGTAATTATCACCCACGTTAAAGAACATGATCCACCCCGCGGGCGGGAACAGGAATTTGATCTTGGGCAAGGCGTGTTTAAAGAACGGTTCCAGATAAAAATGACGGGTGCTTTCGTAATGGAACACGAAGATCCAGACAACAACAAAAATAGAAATGATGGTGTTACGGGCAGTGATATTCATAATCTGTGAGTTAAGTATTGTGTCCCCATAATTCCCTTAAAATACATCAGCCGTAAAGGTATATAAAGACACGCTACGGTCTTTCCAGCAATCAGCTGAAAGCTCCGCTTTCTCGGAACACAGCCGCGATAAGAACTGTTCCTTATTCCCGATCTCCGCGGCCACCTGCGGCAAAAACACGCCCTGACGCCCGGCCCCGTCGCTGACAATGACCCCGTGTTTGCCCAATTCGATCATGGAGGCGTCCTTGACCTGTTGCGGCACGGACAGAACAGAGACCTCCACTTCAATGTCTTTTAATTCACCGGGCGTGACAGGCGCAAACCGCGGGTCTTGCGAGGCCGCGGCAACGGCCATGTCGCGGACCGTCTGGGACAAAGGTTTTTCCCCGATAAAGATACCGATACAGCCGCGCAATCGCCCGTGTTCTTTAAGGGTCACGAACGCGCCCTGCACCTGATTGAGCCGCGGGTCTTTTTCATCAAAATCCGGCGCATACCCCGTCCTAACAAATTGCTCAACGGTTTGCCGGGCAATGGCCAATAAACGGCCTTTCTGGGCCCGGGACAAAGGCGCGGATCCCGGTTTCTTGGAAATGATCGTTGACGAATAACCGACCACCCTGGTCTTGTCCCCTGTCACATCGCCGGAGTTGGCATACTTTAAAACCTGCGCATCATCCAATCCTCTTAAACGGGCGTATAAAAGCGCGGTCGTCACCGGCACGAAGCCGCACATTTCCATCTGCCCTGTCAGACAACCCTTGAATAGGGCGGACGCGTCCTCACGGCGCAGGGCTTCGAGCGTGCCGCCATCCATGCGCACGGCAAAATCATAATCGTGATGATGCGACATGTCAGAGGAGGCGATCACCAGAACATCCTGCCTGGTCCCGATGATCTTGTCCAGGGCCTTGGCCAAACGCTCGCACACGCCAAGATCCGCCTCCGGCCCGTACGGGCCGTAGGCCCGGAGGGGCTGGCCCATCAGGATCGGGACGATCTTCACTCCGGAAAACGTGCTCTGGATGAACGGCAATTGCACTTCCAGGGCGTGCTCCTGCTCAAATACTTCCGGCAAGAACCGAAATGCGGCGTCTTCTTTGATCAGCGCTTGGGCAAAGGGCTCATCCACATCCACGACGCCCAGCGGGGTCTTGAAACCGCCCTGCGGCCATACTGAAACACCTTCAAAGGGAAAAAAGTGGCTGGGGGCCAGAATAACGATAGTGGAATATTGATCGCGGGCCACGGCGTTGTAGCCGTAAGCCGCCACCCCGCCGGAATACGCGTAACCGGCGTGGGGGACGATCAGGACCTGGACCTTACGGTCGTCGGGGACCGGGCCTGTTTTACTTTTAAGGGCGGTGATGTCCGTGAACAGCTGCCCAGGGTCGGCGCTGTAAAACTGTCCGGCCACGTTAGGGGATTTGGTCGTGGACGCGGCCTGGGCCGGGACGGCCAGCATCCAAGCTAAATAAAAAAAGATGAAAAAACGCATATTTATCGTTGGGTGGACCGCTTGTCCAAAGAAAAACGCTGGGTTTTTACCAAATTGCGCAGCAGGACCATGAGGACCAGAAAACAAAAACTGTCAAAAACAATGATCTGCTGCGGCGTCACCTGGACCCACGACCCGAAACATCCGCAATGGTCCAAAGGCAAACCGCGCAGGAGGGCCTGGCCGACAACGACGATAAAAACAGCGAACAACATCAGCGCCCATCGCAGCGCCTTCATGGTCCACAATCCCAGCACGAGGAAAAGGCCGATCATCAGCTCAACCCAGGGCGCAACGACGGCCGTCAGGGTTTCCGCCCATCCAGGAAGCATTTGATAGGCCTGGACCACGTACAAAAAATTCTGGTACGGGTGGATGGCCTTTTCAAGGCCGGAAACCAGAAGAACACTGCCGACAACGATGCGCAATAAGGGAAATATCATTGGCTTGGGAAATATTGGTTGAGTTCATCCATCAGGGATTTTCCCCCGACGACCATTTTATGATTGATGAAATACGTCGGTGTCGACTGCACGCCCAGGGAACGGCCCTGGTCGCGGTCCCGCATCACCGTTTCTTCCACATCAGGAGAGGCCAGGCAACGCCGCAGGGCGGCTTCCTCCACCCCTGCTTCGCGGGCGAACTGCGTGAACATCCCTTCGGCGCTGATCAGATCCTTCCATTGCGCCTGGCGCTCAACGATCAAGTCATGCATCGGCCAGAATTTGCCCTGACGGCCCGCGCATTCAGCATAGGTGCTGGCGGTCATCGTATGACGGTGGATGGCCATCAAAGGAAAATACTTCATCTCAACACGGATATCCTTGGGATGAAGGGTATAAATTTTCTTGAGTTTGAGCGCCCCGTCGGCGCAGGCCGGACATTGAAAATCAATGAACTCAACGATCTGGACACGGGCCTTGAGGTCTCCTTTGGCGCGCATCCTGGACGGGTCCATCTGTCCGGCATACAACGACAAAAATATTTTTACGGCAACCACAACGATCAGCGCGCTACCAACAATGACAACGGTTAATTTCTTTCTGGACATAGCGTCACGCTCTTTTCGTTAAAATTGTTAAATGACGCAGTTTGGGGTTCAACCGCGGCTTCAACGCGGACGGCGATAACCGCCATTGCCAATTGCCAACCTTGGTCGCCGGAGTGTTCATGCGGCCCTCTTCCCCCAATCCCAGGACATCGGCCATGGGGATGATCACGGTATCGGCTTTGGAACGCATGAGCGCTTCGATCATGGCCCAGTGCAGGTCCGACGTGCGCGGGCGGCCTTTCAGAACAACGGCGATATTGGCCCGCTCGCGGGGACCGGCCTCTTTGCGAAACCAGCCCTGCACGGTGTTATTGTCATGGGTGCCCGTATAAACCACGCAATGACGCGCGTACCGGGCCGGCACGTGCGGATTGGTTTTGGGATCGTTGCCGAAAGCGAACAGCAGGACCCGCATCCCGGGAAAACCGAAACGGCGCATGAGCGCGGGCACGTCGGGAGTTATTTCTCCCAGGTCCTCGGCGATGATGGGCAGATGTTTGAATTGCCGGGCAAGGGCGGTGAAGAAATCCGCGCCCGGCCCCTTGACCCAGCGGCCGAACACCGCCAGTTTTTCATGCGCGGGGATCTGCCAGAAGCCCAAAAAACCGCGGAAATGGTCAATGCGCAAATGGTCAAAGAGGGCCAAATTATGGCGGATCCGCCTGACCCACCACCCGTATTTTTCCTTTTTCAATCTGGCCCAGTCATAGACCGGGTTGCCCCAGCGCTGGCCTGTCCTGGAAAAATAATCCGGCGGG
This window contains:
- a CDS encoding DCC1-like thiol-disulfide oxidoreductase family protein gives rise to the protein MSVNNIWHRLFLEERPSIGLSFFRIFVALTTGLHVLPSFMPLADNYLSTAFKTVNPAFFTTGVLDIVGKSPDWLVVIFVWGFVISWLFFLIGLFSQASCIAMTACCYYFYALNDFHIGTLSWDILLVTLFVMCLTPYHGDYFSMDALRKGDAGAYRRGRPFFIQRLLQMQIASTFFYTALYKTTAQGNWFRDNPLHYLVNYPPSGVTKNFLIKEWMAVHPDFCYAVGILIIVAEFAIPFLLFIPRTRRSAIVLGCFFHVLLILTLDVPAIFFFLFPAQLFLFVNPVRIIEWVEAKRRANGVSPKIKVVYDGDCGFCMHSVNALRVMDLFAKLDHVNFRTADLAALHPSLTYEKAESQLYIIEPDGHLYGGFFAFRRLCWALPMMAPLLFLFYLPGAGLVGAWTYRWVADRRLTGRCHRKS
- the amrB gene encoding AmmeMemoRadiSam system protein B — translated: MRFFIFFYLAWMLAVPAQAASTTKSPNVAGQFYSADPGQLFTDITALKSKTGPVPDDRKVQVLIVPHAGYAYSGGVAAYGYNAVARDQYSTIVILAPSHFFPFEGVSVWPQGGFKTPLGVVDVDEPFAQALIKEDAAFRFLPEVFEQEHALEVQLPFIQSTFSGVKIVPILMGQPLRAYGPYGPEADLGVCERLAKALDKIIGTRQDVLVIASSDMSHHHDYDFAVRMDGGTLEALRREDASALFKGCLTGQMEMCGFVPVTTALLYARLRGLDDAQVLKYANSGDVTGDKTRVVGYSSTIISKKPGSAPLSRAQKGRLLAIARQTVEQFVRTGYAPDFDEKDPRLNQVQGAFVTLKEHGRLRGCIGIFIGEKPLSQTVRDMAVAAASQDPRFAPVTPGELKDIEVEVSVLSVPQQVKDASMIELGKHGVIVSDGAGRQGVFLPQVAAEIGNKEQFLSRLCSEKAELSADCWKDRSVSLYTFTADVF
- a CDS encoding MauE/DoxX family redox-associated membrane protein; this translates as MIFPLLRIVVGSVLLVSGLEKAIHPYQNFLYVVQAYQMLPGWAETLTAVVAPWVELMIGLFLVLGLWTMKALRWALMLFAVFIVVVGQALLRGLPLDHCGCFGSWVQVTPQQIIVFDSFCFLVLMVLLRNLVKTQRFSLDKRSTQR
- a CDS encoding thioredoxin domain-containing protein produces the protein MSRKKLTVVIVGSALIVVVAVKIFLSLYAGQMDPSRMRAKGDLKARVQIVEFIDFQCPACADGALKLKKIYTLHPKDIRVEMKYFPLMAIHRHTMTASTYAECAGRQGKFWPMHDLIVERQAQWKDLISAEGMFTQFAREAGVEEAALRRCLASPDVEETVMRDRDQGRSLGVQSTPTYFINHKMVVGGKSLMDELNQYFPSQ
- the malQ gene encoding 4-alpha-glucanotransferase: MSQRASGILMHITSLPCPYGVGDLGPRAYAFVDALKAAGQTFWQILPVNPTDGINGHSPYSSLSAFAGNPLFISPQLMVMDGFLTASDLKKAPAFDALRVDHAKAAAFKERLFVRAYARWAKLKDKGGYDVFCRVHAHWLEDYAIFSVAKFVFNARPWNEWPANLKRRKPGALKGFVRTHIRAVDQARFVQFLFFSQWQRLKQYAKDNGVGIIGDIPIYVNYDSADVWRYPGFFKLNHDLVPRFVSGCPPDYFSRTGQRWGNPVYDWARLKKEKYGWWVRRIRHNLALFDHLRIDHFRGFLGFWQIPAHEKLAVFGRWVKGPGADFFTALARQFKHLPIIAEDLGEITPDVPALMRRFGFPGMRVLLFAFGNDPKTNPHVPARYARHCVVYTGTHDNNTVQGWFRKEAGPRERANIAVVLKGRPRTSDLHWAMIEALMRSKADTVIIPMADVLGLGEEGRMNTPATKVGNWQWRLSPSALKPRLNPKLRHLTILTKRA